From Gadus macrocephalus chromosome 16, ASM3116895v1:
ctgtatgtTTTCTCTAATCATTCATGTATGAAGAGTTGATAGTCCAGTCCCTGTATGCTGCCCACTGAGGGCCCACTGAGGGGCCCCACTGAGGGCCCCTCTGAAGGCCCCACCGTCCTGAAGACCTCCAGACATGGGGCTCACTAACTGCACcacttagggtgcactcacactaggccatctggccgtggccgttggccgtcgcaactgtggcccaactgttgcttatttggatttatgtttaccgtttaatgggaaaggaggctcgtcgcctttattatgtccgtggtcgtcgcatggactatacgtcatccagctcaggttgcgtagccgtgcgtgtgcgcgtgtcggctcattagcatctgtaccgtggcggcccgtaccgtagcagcacacctctcccaagtggccaaattggcctggcctggccagactggccacactcacactggcagatttgagcacggttaggtgtgaaaagtcagattaggggacccgtttcggccTCAGACTCCAAGTGGTCCCGCTGCTCTGGGGGCttaggaagacctccagacatTGGGATCTTCCGAGGGCCCCTCTGAGGGGGACGTGTTACATGTGGTTCATCTGTTACATGGAGTTCACATAATGTGTGAGAGTTGTGAATTCTTTGTCAAAAGTTTCTTCTGTGActtctcacttcctgtttgagtTTTCTTCCGAAAGACTTTATGGAAATTTAACTTTGTATAACCCTTTTGAAAGGAAGTGGCTTTGCGTTCAAATGTCACAGAGCAGCGTAGACCAGCATGTAGATCAGGTAGTTCCTCATTTATAAATCTATTGTTATACTCTTTGAGCACAGCATCCAGAGTGAGGCAACACGACAAAAACAAGGCTGTTATGACTGTAAAAGTCACCCAGTCCGAACTTTATTAAATAGAGATGTACATTATGTTGATGGCTGCTTTGACAGCACATATGTGTTCACTATATCTTTGACTATTCAGTTAAATGTATTCCAGAAGTTTCTCCGGAAATGTAGGTTTTCCCCAAATCGAAACTGAATCAAGAGTCAGAAATTGATACTCAAAGGAGGAAGTCTTTCAACGCGAGAACCAACAACATAACGTCATTTAGGAGAAGTCAGTTTTATCCCTGGGCTTTCCCTTCACAGCCAACATTTGCTTTATGGCTTTTTTATCTCCTCTTTTTGATACCAACGGGGCAGTCTCCCTTTCCTAATgcacccttcacacacacacacacacacacacacacacacacacacacacacacacacacacacacacacacacacacacacacacacacacacaccacagaacaACAGACAGTTATCCAAAACCTATACTCACGCACACATcacagaacaacacaactttaacCAGACCTTAaccttcacacgcacacaccacagaacGGACATTTATCCAaaacccatacacacgcacacaccacagaacaacacaactttaacCAGACTTTAaccttcacacgcacacaccacagaacAACAGAAACGTATCACaaacccatacacacgcacgcactcatcACAGTACAACACAACTTTAGCCAAACCCACGTGTCCATATACATATGCTCTGAAGTCAGCCTGTTTAAAACAACAAGCCCAGCAGCCAGCAGGAAGAGCTtaataaaccaataaataaattaaatagcgATCACATTAAGCTGCAGTCTCCCCAGTGGGGGGTCACTCGCCCCAGAGCTCCACGTCACCCAGAGAGATGGGGGCCAGGCCCCCCCTCACAGAGGGGAGGAACGTGAGGGGCAGGAACAGCGTGGGGGACGCCTCATCCAACGCCGTGCGCGTCCGCTCCGACGACGAATCAGAGTCCTCCACACTCACCAGCGTCTCCATCATGATGTGAGTCTTCCGCCGGTAGTTTGTGTGAAAGGCGGGCTGGTACCCAGGGGGCTGAGCGGGGGTCTGTCCCCTCTGGTAGCCTGTGGGGGTGGCCTCCTTCAgagccgcccccccgccccgcagCCCCGGACCCGCCTGGTGCCGGTACGGGTCCGGGGCCGGACCGCTCTGCCCAGACCCGCCGTCCGGTCCCTCTGAGCTGCCGGAGCCCCGTCGCTGGGGGCCCGGCCCAGAGGCAGCGGGGGCCTCCGTCTCCCCTTCGGGGCGGGCGTGAATCCTCCAGACctgcgggggaggagcccccGCGCCCCGGGAGCCACCGCTGCTCACCCACCCGCTGTCTTCCTGTCGGACCGCATCACTTCCTCCCGTCTTCGTGGCGCCGTTGGAGCTCACGCTCACACCACTGTCCATGCTGGTTCTACTCTCGCTCTTCCAGTCCGTCTCCGGTCTGAAGGCCTCCAGGCtccggggcccagggcccccccagccctccaggGGGGTCTTGGGCATGCAGAGCAGCCAGCCTTTGTCGGTGACCACCTCCATgggcccctctcccaccctgAGGGGAGACCAGCTCTTCTCGGGGGGTTCCTGCAAGTCAAAGAGGGACACGAAAGCGGACACTTTGTTATTGCTCAGTATTACCAAACAGGAACTTCTGTGCCAACCGAGCTCACATGAGGAGTTTGAGTTGTGATCCTTGTCAACTCGTGACACGTTGCTGCCCTGGTGGTTTGATTCCCATCAAACCTTCATCAAGATAACTCAAAGTGCAAAACCAAGGACTAGACATTTCACAATATATCGCCCTGCACAGTGACACAAAAAACACTTGCTGTGGTTCGGCAGTGAGCTGCAGCCTCTCACCAGTGCCAGCGGCGTCTTCTCTGGATGCCTCAGGAAGCTGCAGAGGGCGGCCATGATGACCGCGAGCACGGCCAGCACGGCCAGGACGGACAGGGAGGGCACTGTGTAGTAGTACCACTCTGATggggcatggaggagaaaggggtgaAGTGAGATACAAAGCAATGCGATGCCCCCcaatcagtctgtctctctagtgtcctgtgatagtgagatagtgtcctgtgatagtgagatagtgtcctgtgatagtgagatagtgtcctgtgatagtgtcctgtgacaGTGTCCTGtgagtgagatagtgtcctgtgacggtgagatagtgtcctgtgatagtgagatagtgtcctgtgatagtgagatagtgtcctgtgatagtgagatagtgtcctgtgatagtgagatagtgtcctgtgacggtgagatagtgtcctgtgatagtgtcctgtgacggtgagatagtgtcctgtgatagtgtcctgtgacggtgagatagtgtcctgtgatagtgagatagtgtcctgtgatagtgagatagtgtcctgtgatagtgtcctgtgacaGTGTCCTGtgagtgagatagtgtcctgtgatagtgtcctgtgacgttgagatagtgtcctgtgatagtgagatagtgtcctgtgatagtgagatagtgtcctgtgatagtgagatagtgtcctgtgatagtgtcctgtgacggtgagatagtgtcctgtgatagtgtcctgtgacggtgagatagtgtcctgtgatagtgagatagtgtcctgtgatagtgagatagtgtcctgtgatagtgtcctgtgatagtgtcctgtgacggtgagatagtgtcctgtgatagtgtcctgtgacagtgagatagtgtcctatGATAGTGTCCTATGacagtgagatagtgtcctgtgacagtgagatagtgtcctgtgacaGTGTCCTGtgagtgagatagtgtcctgtgctagtgagatagtgtcctgtgacagtgagatagtgtcctgtgacagtgagatagtgtcctgtgatagcgagatagtgtcctgtgatggtgtcctgtgatagtgagatagtgtcctgtgatagtgagatagtgtcctgtgacagtgagatagtgtcctgtgacagtgagatagtgtcctgtgacagcgagatagtgtcctgtgatggtgtcct
This genomic window contains:
- the il10ra gene encoding interleukin-10 receptor subunit alpha — its product is MEQLRTLWVLLFTTVCSNSVSSASPRRPEHLKASRWDGEQTVVWDPPSDITPLARYSVQMSKYKEKWRVVSNCTLIQAPLCELTWLIDDFMEPYRVRVQTVTANGVSEWAVLRKLLPNDSNLRPPSFTLRASSHSLNVTVDDKPLLRKISLFGMTYTMFLEERGRPNETSMAYLNDDTEGPEGRSHTFRALYWGRDYCVRLQVAGNTGLQRSDVSAPQCVRLPVPEWYYYTVPSLSVLAVLAVLAVIMAALCSFLRHPEKTPLALEPPEKSWSPLRVGEGPMEVVTDKGWLLCMPKTPLEGWGGPGPRSLEAFRPETDWKSESRTSMDSGVSVSSNGATKTGGSDAVRQEDSGWVSSGGSRGAGAPPPQVWRIHARPEGETEAPAASGPGPQRRGSGSSEGPDGGSGQSGPAPDPYRHQAGPGLRGGGAALKEATPTGYQRGQTPAQPPGYQPAFHTNYRRKTHIMMETLVSVEDSDSSSERTRTALDEASPTLFLPLTFLPSVRGGLAPISLGDVELWGE